From Hippoglossus stenolepis isolate QCI-W04-F060 chromosome 6, HSTE1.2, whole genome shotgun sequence, a single genomic window includes:
- the prdm2a gene encoding PR domain zinc finger protein 2, which yields MEPDVIKSLHPDLHKHPHQDTERVWEAFPCQHCERHFTSKQGLERHMHVHALANSEEHVHISNNSNMSSGTNQGELQPENMKPLDSVMQHYTSSPASSYTSLLTAGEHIAQPDEQGVHPQLAGEEKTQLPVEENLERIFSETAEQITQLGENIASATVIQNVGQHTQYMLDVSSNISENLSFYIDGKIVSTSTVSSCETSEVHSGSSALVGLDALILDPAQISQVLNADSVTGTEIPGQPLTKRRTATPPLLPQIKTELESEVVVSSSSSSLVSSLIENLLPLNTESTVVQKERTVFLSPKLKQLLEKQDGLNPTLALITEGQKPCSPVSLSVLPIGTGRFKRRTGSPTSSQQQNSTSIEETPVSDTGNIVDERTGQMETQQISPVHLTASEKDDATPPVEEPAVKPVSTESWPPMTGGNSCNQQPLDLSNTVRRNEDLALADAVLDLSLQRRLGESGLTINLVSQAVLTEETLNSCMMAKPFMNIGEQNVSLGNLENSLLTDFAIVTGSDIMTSVEPIAEGLVYGLALPPSSLTPSPALQPASPCTIAFASPSSHRMLTSTPSLITVLASSPHITNPSNQPIQMLAPNISPDPLVICTENALNPSECDLTAAFAGTNPANLVTLSQPLDPTLNLQGHLFLTDQISLNPSLVESTPVSEVPFTPTVTLSDSLLNSYNITSNTVLIECTISLETPGSVVPAAITLQESPSEAPVPTQMVVNHIEQQQIVSVPDSPSVDPTILVSSIAESVTLATTTSVVSDCPPVAESSPKPEPVVKAEPPTTKEEEAADDTLSSPDTPSQTSPLTEKAEEDKSSYNIPGDAQQQTFTKNFICNVCDKLFHSMKELGQHVGDHADEWPYKCEFCVLLFGKPSALLDHRSSLHGVGKTYVCSACTKEFVYLCNLKQHQEELHPGQQCTYTEEEKGKLRPQNYNNSTKVSVEPSVPHISEEAKTMVKKEESEVDVAAEELFTTIKIMASDGGKFKGPDVRFGINQHYPSFKPPPFPYHNRSPAGLVASATNFTTHNIPQTFTTAIRCTKCGKSFDNMPELHKHILACANASDKRRYTPKKNPIPLRHFAKTQNGVLSTTNSTNGLNASNRASQSNRSKSHQDSPIKMKFKLLNKRKKKFVQRVMPQRNKSVSSSNKATSAQVDVQVFVCPHCNREFSMRRSRTKHMAVCPKKPKEVKKRKEGGISVTKENNGRLHRGISRGAEKQQASPQHKTRFQTSSLAKRPAILPVQTVFSNKRSKIIIKESMQPKQESPTLNELPIVRTFNPSMRQYSRVQHGVKGIPIKITIVKPQQTAPQKDELLPAQSREEGTGAVTSSSEQSMKT from the coding sequence ATGGAACCAGACGTGATCAAGTCTCTACACCCAGATCTTCACAAACATCCCCATCAGGATACTGAGAGAGTGTGGGAGGCTTTTCCCTGTCAGCACTGTGAGAGACATTTTACCAGCAAACAAGGCTTGGAGCGACACATGCACGTCCATGCTTTGGCTAACAGCGAGGAACATGTACATATAAGCAATAACAGCAACATGTCTTCAGGTACAAATCAAGGGGAGTTGCAGCCTGAGAATATGAAGCCTTTGGATTCTGTCATGCAACATTATACTTCATCCCCCGCTAGCTCTTATACTTCCTTGTTGACAGCCGGAGAACACATCGCTCAGCCGGACGAACAGGGGGTACACCCGCAACTTGCTGGTGAAGAGAAAACCCAGCTACCTGTGGAGGAAAATCTTGAGAGGATTTTCAGTGAAACGGCTGAACAGATAACACAGCTTGGTGAAAATATAGCATCTGCAACTGTTATTCAGAATGTagggcaacacacacaatacatgcTAGATGTCTCTAGCAATATTTCAGAGAATCTCAGCTTCTACATTGATGGAAAGATTGTGTCAACAAGTACAGTAAGTAGCTGTGAAACATCTGAGGTTCATTCAGGTTCCTCGGCTTTAGTTGGACTGGATGCCCTGATTCTGGACCCTGCCCAAATCAGCCAGGTTCTGAATGCAGATTCAGTCACAGGCACAGAGATACCTGGTCAACCACTGACTAAGAGAAGAACTGCAACACCACCTCTTTTACCACAAATTAAAACGGAACTGGAGTCTGAGGTGGTGgtgtcctcttcctcatcatcgcTTGTGTCATCTTTGATTGAGAATCTGCTTCCCCTGAATACAGAGTCCACAGttgtgcagaaagaaagaacggTGTTTCTGTCCCCAAAGCTGAAGCAGCTTCTGGAGAAGCAGGATGGCCTTAACCCGACACTCGCCCTGATCACAGAGGGTCAGAAGCCTTGTtcgcctgtctctctctccgtccttcCCATTGGAACAGGAAGGTTTAAAAGACGGACCGGATCTCCAACAAGCTCTCAACAGCAAAACTCAACGTCCATCGAGGAAACGCCAGTGTCAGACACCGGAAATATTGTTGATGAAAGAACAGGACAGATGGAGACCCAGCAGATCTCCCCTGTGCATCTAACAGCTAGTGAGAAAGATGATGCTACGCCACCTGTGGAGGAGCCAGCAGTGAAACCCGTCTCAACGGAGAGCTGGCCCCCCATGACTGGTGGCAATTCCTGTAACCAGCAACCACTGGATCTCTCTAATACAGTCAGAAGAAATGAAGATTTAGCGTTAGCTGATGCTGTGCTGGATTTAAGTTTGCAGAGAAGGCTAGGCGAATCTGGACTGACAATAAATTTAGTCTCACAGGCAGTTTTGACAGAAGAAACATTAAATTCATGCATGATGGCGAAACCCTTTATGAATATCGGAGAGCAAAATGTAAGCCTGGGAAATCTAGAAAATTCTTTACTTACAGACTTTGCCATAGTCACAGGGTCAGATATAATGACCTCGGTTGAACCTATTGCAGAAGGTCTTGTTTATGGACTTGCCCTACCCCCCAGTTCTCTAACCCCATCACCCGCCTTGCAGCCAGCCTCACCGTGCACTATTGCATTTGCCTCCCCATCCTCACACAGAATGCTCACTTCTACTCCTTCATTAATCACAGTTTTGGCTTCATCACCACATATTACAAACCCTTCAAACCAACCAATCCAGATGTTGGCTCCAAACATATCTCCTGACCCTTTGGTCATCTGCACAGAAAATGCACTGAATCCTTCAGAGTGCGATTTAACCGCTGCATTTGCCGGAACAAATCCTGCAAACCTTGTCACTCTCTCCCAACCCCTGGACCCCACTTTAAATCTACAGGGCCACTTGTTTCTCACTGATCAGATTTCTCTCAATCCGTCTCTAGTTGAATCCACTCCTGTGTCGGAGGTACCATTCACACCTACTGTAACTTTAAGTGACTCCCTCCTCAACTCTTATAACATAACCAGTAACACAGTGTTGATAGAGTGCACAATATCTCTTGAAACCCCAGGGAGTGTGGTCCCTGCTGCAATTACCTTACAAGAAAGCCCTTCTGAGGCTCCAGTACCTACACAGATGGTCGTTAATCACATCGAACAGCAACAGATTGTATCAGTGCCCGACTCTCCATCTGTGGACCCCACTATCCTTGTGTCCTCCATCGCCGAATCAGTAACTCTGGCCACCACCACCTCAGTGGTATCTGATTGTCCTCCTGTGGCTGAATCGAGTCCCAAACCGGAACCTGTTGTTAAGGCAGAGCCGCCCACcacaaaagaagaggaagctgctgaCGATACTCTTTCCTCACCTGATACACCATCACAAACTTCACCTTTAACTGAGAAAGCGGAAGAGGACAAATCCTCATATAACATACCAGGTGATGCACAACAGCAGACTTTCACCAAGAATTTCATCTGCAATGTGTGTGATAAGCTTTTCCATTCAATGAAAGAACTAGGCCAACATGTTGGTGACCATGCTGATGAATGGCCCTACAAATGTGAATTCTGCGTGCTGCTCTTTGGAAAGCCCTCCGCTTTGCTCGACCATCGATCAAGCCTCCACGGTGTTGGCAAGACTTACGTTTGCAGCGCGTGTACAAAAGAATTTGTCTACCTCTGCAATCTGAAACAGCATCAGGAGGAATTGCATCCTGGCCAGCAGTGCACATacacagaagaggaaaagggaaaactAAGACCTCAGAACTACAACAACTCGACAAAGGTCAGTGTGGAGCCTTCAGTGCCCCACATTTCAGAGGAAGCCAAGACAATGGTGAAAAAGGAGGAAAGTGAAGTAGATGTGGCTGCTGAAGAGTTGTTTACAACCATAAAAATAATGGCCTCCGATGGAGGGAAATTCAAAGGGCCTGATGTTCGGTTTGGCATTAACCAACACTATCCCAGCTTTAAGCCTCCTCCATTTCCTTACCACAATAGGTCGCCTGCCGGCTTGGTTGCTTCAGCCACCAACTTCACCACCCACAACATCCCACAGACCTTTACTACAGCTATTCGCTGTACCAAGTGTGGAAAAAGCTTCGATAACATGCCAGAGCTACACAAGCATATTCTCGCGTGTGCAAATGCCAGTGATAAAAGGCGATACACACCCAAAAAGAATCCCATCCCTTTAAGACACTTTGCAAAAACTCAGAATGGAGTACTGTCGACTACTAATTCTACTAACGGGCTTAATGCTTCGAACAGGGCCAGCCAGTCAAACAGGTCCAAATCTCACCAAGACTCCCCAATAAAGATGAAATTCAAATTACTgaacaaaaggaagaaaaagttTGTCCAAAGGGTAATGCCACAGAGGAACAAGTCCGTTTCTTCTTCAAATAAAGCAACGTCTGCACAGGTGGATGTGCAGGTATTTGTCTGCCCACACTGTAACAGGGAGTTCTCAATGCGTCGCAGCAGAACCAAACACATGGCCGTGTGTCCCAAGAAACCtaaagaggtgaagaaaagaaaagaaggtgGAATCTCTGTGACAAAGGAGAACAACGGCCGCCTGCACCGAGGGATTTCTCGTGGCGCAGAGAAACAACAAGCCTCACCTCAGCATAAAACTAGATTCCAGACTTCTAGCCTCGCCAAGAGGCCGGCCATCCTTCCAGTGCAGACtgtcttttcaaacaaaagaagtaaaataatcataaaGGAGAGCATGCAGCCCAAACAAGAGAGCCCAACTCTCAATGAACTTCCTATTGTTCGCACTTTCAATCCCTCGATGCGCCAGTACAGCCGAGTGCAGCATGGCGTCAAAGGAATCCCTATTAAAATCACCATAGTGAAACCGCAGCAGACTGCACCACAGAAGGATGAGCTGCTTCCCGCCCAGAGCCGAGAGGAAGGCACTGGAGCCGTTACCAGCAGCTCTGAGCAGAGCATGAAGACTTGA